One segment of Leptospirillum ferrooxidans C2-3 DNA contains the following:
- a CDS encoding tetratricopeptide repeat protein has product MGLPRLDLILSRAFWAMFLVFLLVGQDGCSKNRAEQKYDQGMVALEHLDLARAREDFSGAIAKSPVARTRGKAYFRLGRMDDLYQNDPRQASQDYMKALENLQGGAIRQKVSFFLARDLDRLSRSGQALEILEKIDADSLDSEFQGRIYLLMARIYEHREDYRNASVFYKKVVRAVPDGFTGEKARYKLGLMDAFLGNSSGASVRLAAFLKRYPDSTFASVARLNLASIDEKDGQYQKALELLTTLISSYPNPALINSRIMELRKKMDNHSVGGQQTGGPTGSGASG; this is encoded by the coding sequence ATGGGACTCCCGCGACTTGACCTGATTCTGTCCAGGGCCTTCTGGGCAATGTTTCTGGTCTTTTTATTGGTCGGTCAGGATGGTTGCAGCAAAAATCGGGCGGAACAAAAGTACGATCAGGGTATGGTCGCTCTCGAGCATCTGGATCTTGCCCGGGCCCGTGAGGATTTTTCCGGGGCGATCGCGAAAAGTCCCGTTGCCAGGACAAGGGGAAAGGCTTACTTTCGCCTGGGCAGAATGGACGATCTCTACCAGAACGACCCGCGTCAGGCGTCCCAGGATTATATGAAAGCCCTGGAAAATCTTCAGGGAGGAGCGATTCGCCAAAAGGTCTCCTTTTTTCTGGCGAGGGATCTTGACCGCTTGAGCCGCTCTGGTCAGGCGCTTGAAATCCTTGAAAAAATCGATGCTGACTCCCTCGATAGTGAGTTTCAGGGACGAATTTATCTTTTGATGGCAAGGATCTACGAGCATCGTGAAGACTACCGGAATGCGTCGGTCTTCTACAAGAAGGTGGTTCGTGCTGTTCCCGACGGATTCACGGGTGAAAAGGCTCGTTACAAGCTCGGTCTCATGGACGCGTTTCTCGGAAACAGTTCAGGGGCCTCTGTCAGACTGGCCGCCTTCCTGAAAAGATACCCTGACAGTACCTTTGCTTCGGTCGCCCGACTGAATCTGGCCTCCATCGATGAAAAGGATGGTCAGTATCAGAAAGCGCTGGAATTGTTGACCACCCTGATTTCCTCCTACCCGAACCCCGCTCTGATCAACAGCAGGATCATGGAACTGCGAAAAAAAATGGACAATCATTCCGTTGGCGGACAACAGACAGGTGGTCCAACGGGGTCAGGAGCTTCAGGTTGA
- a CDS encoding 7-carboxy-7-deazaguanine synthase QueE produces the protein MKITELFRSIQGESLYSGWPCFFIRTSGCPLRCTWCDTTYSFYGGTDMTVDEILLETGKSETNLVEITGGEPFVQTDFVELSNRLRREGYEVLIETSGGFPIPEGLDRSCHVIMDIKPPGSGMSQWMNPDHFRSLTSNDEIKAVCQSREDFDWVVSTLDDWRLPAEIPVTVSPVFDLVDPKELGQWVLESRRRFRIQIQLHKILFDPKAKGV, from the coding sequence TTGAAGATTACCGAGCTGTTTCGTTCGATTCAGGGGGAATCGCTTTATTCGGGTTGGCCCTGTTTTTTCATCAGGACTTCTGGTTGTCCCCTTCGTTGTACATGGTGTGATACGACCTATTCATTTTATGGTGGAACGGACATGACTGTGGACGAGATCCTTCTTGAGACGGGGAAGTCGGAAACAAATCTGGTCGAGATTACCGGGGGGGAGCCGTTTGTCCAGACGGATTTTGTGGAGCTTTCGAACCGTCTCCGACGGGAAGGATATGAGGTTTTGATTGAAACTTCGGGAGGATTTCCCATTCCCGAGGGGCTCGACAGGTCCTGTCATGTGATTATGGACATCAAGCCACCCGGGTCCGGGATGAGCCAGTGGATGAATCCCGATCATTTCCGGAGCCTGACATCGAATGACGAGATCAAGGCGGTGTGCCAGAGTCGGGAGGATTTCGACTGGGTTGTATCGACTCTTGACGATTGGCGATTGCCTGCCGAGATTCCTGTGACCGTTTCTCCGGTTTTCGATCTGGTTGATCCAAAAGAGCTTGGGCAATGGGTGCTTGAATCCAGAAGACGTTTCAGAATACAGATACAGCTTCATAAAATTCTGTTTGATCCAAAGGCGAAGGGGGTCTGA
- the queC gene encoding 7-cyano-7-deazaguanine synthase QueC, whose amino-acid sequence MSRLKSSGAVVLVSGGMDSAVTAAIALSENERVSFLHIRYGARAQRREESAFRALCQFWNVTDFQVTDLPSLSSFGGSALTDSSISLPEGSLDREGIPVTYVPFRNAHFLATATSLAEIKGANRIYIGAVEEDSSGYPDCRRVFYDAFTEAIRQGTKPDADISIVTPVITFRKSRIVQEGLRLGVPFIHTWSCYQGVTDACGHCDSCLLRLRGFSEAGVSDPLEYLKK is encoded by the coding sequence ATGTCCAGGCTAAAATCTTCGGGAGCTGTCGTTCTGGTCAGCGGTGGAATGGACAGTGCTGTGACCGCGGCGATTGCCCTGTCGGAAAATGAGCGGGTGTCCTTTCTGCATATCCGTTATGGAGCCCGGGCCCAGCGACGGGAGGAATCGGCTTTTAGGGCACTTTGTCAATTCTGGAATGTGACGGATTTCCAGGTGACGGATCTTCCGTCTCTGTCTTCTTTTGGAGGATCTGCCCTGACGGACAGTTCGATTTCCCTGCCGGAAGGATCCTTGGACAGGGAGGGGATACCGGTGACCTATGTTCCCTTCCGGAATGCCCATTTTCTGGCAACGGCAACCTCACTGGCCGAGATCAAGGGGGCCAACCGGATTTATATCGGGGCGGTAGAGGAGGATTCATCCGGTTATCCTGATTGCCGGAGGGTCTTTTACGATGCATTTACAGAGGCCATCCGGCAGGGAACAAAGCCTGATGCCGATATCAGCATCGTGACGCCGGTCATTACGTTTCGCAAATCCCGGATCGTTCAGGAAGGTCTCAGGCTGGGGGTGCCGTTCATCCACACATGGTCCTGTTATCAGGGAGTAACAGATGCTTGCGGTCATTGCGACAGCTGTCTTTTGCGGCTCAGGGGCTTTTCCGAGGCGGGTGTCTCTGATCCGTTGGAGTATTTGAAAAAATAG
- a CDS encoding leucyl aminopeptidase, which yields MDPELVKIETMTGDPLVHPAMGLVVGVFDDGRVVGDLKKKIDAALSGEFSRILDEGVFRGERGDVMILPTLGKMSPQNLVLAGLGNRDSLTTEGLRRVSGQVAKAASKRRIKTLLSTLSGALKDVALSSEAVVEGTLLALYRFDLYKTAGKDKDEPKVPAQPLEALWIASSKEGEKKHGRGISVAKAVVRGVYLARDLGNHPANVATPSMISETAAKEAAARKISFVSYDFQTISQMGLGALAGVAKGSLEPARLIRLEYKPKKAINKNPVLLVGKTLTFDSGGISLKPAEKMEAMKGDMSGGAAVLGTMMACADLDIPLHIVGIMPATENMPSGTANKPGDVLTAFNGKTIEVINTDAEGRLILADALSWGIKTFHPELTIDLATLTGAVTVALGSHAIGVLGNNRDLVARALEAGEVSGERGWELPLFEEYYEQIKSPIADMQNVGGRGAGTITAAAFLSHFVDDCPWLHLDIAGTAWVESDEPYKPKGNVGVGIRLLVHLLEGLVEKEWKDPRGAKASKKPSKK from the coding sequence GTGGATCCTGAATTGGTCAAAATAGAAACGATGACGGGAGATCCCCTGGTACACCCGGCAATGGGGCTTGTGGTGGGTGTTTTTGATGACGGCCGGGTCGTCGGGGATCTCAAGAAGAAAATTGATGCGGCTTTGTCGGGGGAGTTTTCCAGGATCCTTGATGAGGGTGTCTTCCGTGGTGAGCGGGGAGATGTCATGATCCTCCCGACGCTCGGGAAAATGTCACCACAAAATCTTGTACTGGCGGGTTTGGGGAATCGTGATTCCCTGACGACAGAAGGTCTTCGACGGGTCTCCGGTCAGGTTGCCAAGGCTGCTTCCAAGCGTCGGATCAAGACACTTCTTTCAACCCTTTCGGGTGCTTTGAAAGATGTTGCCCTTTCATCGGAAGCGGTTGTTGAAGGGACGTTGCTTGCCCTTTACCGGTTTGATCTCTATAAAACAGCCGGAAAGGACAAGGATGAACCCAAGGTTCCGGCCCAACCACTGGAAGCGCTCTGGATTGCCTCCTCAAAAGAGGGAGAGAAAAAGCATGGCCGGGGAATTTCGGTCGCGAAAGCGGTAGTCAGGGGTGTTTATCTCGCCCGCGATCTGGGCAACCATCCGGCCAATGTGGCCACTCCGTCCATGATATCGGAGACCGCTGCAAAGGAAGCCGCTGCCCGAAAGATCTCTTTTGTCAGCTATGACTTTCAGACGATTTCCCAAATGGGACTTGGTGCCCTGGCCGGAGTTGCGAAGGGTTCGCTTGAACCTGCCCGTCTGATCAGGCTTGAGTACAAACCCAAAAAAGCCATCAATAAAAACCCTGTTCTGCTTGTGGGGAAAACCCTGACCTTTGATTCTGGTGGCATTTCACTCAAGCCTGCCGAGAAGATGGAGGCGATGAAGGGTGACATGTCCGGTGGAGCGGCTGTTTTGGGAACAATGATGGCCTGCGCTGATCTGGATATTCCTCTTCATATTGTCGGGATCATGCCTGCCACTGAAAATATGCCGAGTGGAACTGCAAACAAGCCAGGCGATGTTCTGACCGCTTTCAATGGAAAGACAATCGAGGTGATCAACACCGATGCGGAAGGTCGTCTGATCCTGGCAGATGCTCTGTCCTGGGGGATCAAGACCTTTCATCCTGAACTGACGATTGATCTTGCTACCCTGACGGGTGCCGTTACCGTAGCGCTTGGATCCCATGCGATCGGGGTTCTGGGCAATAATCGGGATCTTGTGGCAAGAGCTCTTGAGGCGGGAGAGGTCTCCGGTGAAAGAGGTTGGGAGCTTCCATTGTTTGAGGAGTATTACGAGCAGATCAAAAGTCCGATTGCCGACATGCAGAATGTGGGTGGGCGTGGTGCCGGAACAATCACTGCCGCGGCTTTCCTTTCCCATTTTGTGGACGATTGTCCATGGCTTCATCTGGATATTGCCGGAACAGCCTGGGTGGAATCGGACGAGCCCTATAAACCAAAGGGGAATGTCGGGGTTGGCATTCGTCTTCTCGTTCATCTTCTCGAAGGTCTGGTGGAAAAAGAATGGAAAGATCCAAGAGGAGCAAAGGCTTCGAAGAAACCGTCCAAGAAGTGA
- the smpB gene encoding SsrA-binding protein SmpB — translation MATPPKAPSGKTVANNRRAGFQYEILERFEAGLVLLGTEVKALREGRSNLGDAFVRIDDMEAFVHQLHIGPYSAGSFLNHEPLRKRKLLLHKKQIKRIMGLVKIKGYTIILTRIYVTSAGRFKAEIALAKGKTQGDKREAIREREAHRDIERAFRSSKRGPS, via the coding sequence GTGGCAACTCCCCCTAAGGCTCCTTCAGGCAAGACCGTTGCCAATAATAGAAGGGCCGGCTTTCAATACGAGATTCTTGAGCGTTTTGAGGCGGGACTGGTGCTTCTGGGAACGGAGGTCAAGGCTCTTCGTGAAGGCCGCTCGAATCTGGGGGACGCTTTTGTTCGGATCGACGATATGGAGGCTTTCGTCCATCAGCTCCATATCGGTCCTTATTCTGCGGGAAGCTTTTTGAATCATGAGCCTCTCAGGAAGCGCAAACTTCTGCTCCACAAGAAACAGATCAAGCGGATTATGGGCTTGGTCAAGATCAAGGGATATACGATTATTCTAACCAGGATCTATGTGACTTCGGCGGGTCGTTTCAAGGCCGAGATCGCTTTGGCAAAAGGAAAGACTCAGGGCGACAAACGGGAGGCCATCCGGGAGAGAGAAGCCCACCGGGATATTGAGCGAGCTTTCCGAAGTTCTAAAAGGGGTCCTTCCTGA
- a CDS encoding DUF3800 domain-containing protein, whose amino-acid sequence MEPIAEEFSQYIVFVDESGDHGLTTIDPHYPIFVLVFCILKKADYMHILSPRLQNLKMRHFGHDAVILHEHALRKGTDDFSFLNSRDKKERFMTELTQIIEELPFHLGCVAIRKNDLKETKNPGNPYHLALEAGLDQVDSFLSNEGVLGQKTHLLFEKRGKNEDGELKSEFWRLCEKNMEKGRGYPFDVVFVDKKANHLGLQLADLLARPIGLSILRPDQANRTYEVMKKKLLPKLLEKQEGRDFRCFP is encoded by the coding sequence GTGGAGCCGATAGCGGAAGAATTTTCTCAATATATTGTTTTTGTTGATGAAAGTGGCGATCATGGACTGACGACCATCGATCCTCATTATCCGATTTTCGTTCTGGTGTTTTGCATCCTGAAAAAAGCCGACTACATGCACATTCTGAGTCCTCGTCTTCAGAACCTCAAGATGAGGCATTTTGGCCACGATGCGGTGATTCTTCACGAGCATGCACTCCGGAAAGGGACGGACGACTTCTCTTTTCTCAATTCAAGAGACAAGAAAGAGCGTTTCATGACGGAGCTGACACAGATCATTGAGGAGCTGCCCTTTCATCTGGGGTGCGTGGCGATTCGAAAAAATGACTTGAAAGAAACCAAAAATCCAGGCAACCCCTACCATCTGGCACTTGAAGCCGGGCTCGATCAGGTGGATTCTTTCCTTTCCAACGAAGGAGTTCTTGGTCAGAAAACGCATCTTCTCTTTGAAAAACGCGGCAAGAATGAAGATGGCGAGCTCAAAAGTGAGTTTTGGAGACTGTGTGAAAAAAACATGGAGAAAGGGAGAGGGTATCCGTTCGATGTCGTGTTCGTGGACAAGAAGGCCAATCACCTGGGGCTTCAGCTTGCCGACCTTCTGGCGCGGCCGATTGGTCTTTCCATTCTGAGGCCGGATCAGGCGAACCGGACGTACGAGGTCATGAAAAAGAAGCTCCTTCCCAAACTTCTTGAAAAGCAGGAGGGACGGGATTTTCGATGTTTCCCCTGA
- a CDS encoding IS1595 family transposase — translation MKKPAFQRCLKSVPTLTSAQRGEIKIAIEQVDNKNLVGGVASLVGTPTCCPHCHHPHIRPWGRASGLKRYRCKGCQRTFSPLTNTPLAGLHHKDRWLLYLEGFQWGESVRKAARRCGINQKASFNWRHRFLALPSDLQARQESGIVEADEAWFLRSYKGQRHNLPRKSRHRGGHASKRGLSSEQVPVLVVRDRSGSTSDAILPKDDHLAIQAVLKPLLAQDAVLCTDGGGKGPFALAARKMGIAHRAVNLSKGIRVLAGVYHVQNVNAYHSRLKGWLLRFHGVATKYLGHYLGWKRLLKRFGDHLNSALWLTLAVGQHEVQQCSGT, via the coding sequence ATGAAAAAACCCGCATTCCAACGATGTTTGAAGTCGGTCCCGACCCTGACATCGGCACAAAGAGGAGAAATAAAGATCGCCATTGAACAAGTGGACAACAAAAACCTGGTGGGGGGTGTCGCATCTCTGGTCGGAACCCCTACCTGTTGCCCCCATTGCCACCATCCCCATATTCGACCGTGGGGCCGGGCATCCGGGTTGAAACGTTACCGGTGCAAGGGCTGTCAACGTACCTTTAGCCCGCTGACGAACACGCCTTTGGCGGGACTTCACCACAAGGACCGCTGGCTCTTGTATCTGGAGGGATTCCAGTGGGGAGAGTCGGTCCGAAAGGCCGCCCGGCGCTGTGGCATCAACCAGAAGGCTTCCTTCAACTGGCGCCATCGCTTTCTGGCACTGCCTTCCGATCTCCAGGCTCGTCAGGAAAGCGGGATTGTCGAGGCCGACGAGGCTTGGTTCCTGCGCTCCTACAAGGGGCAACGACACAATCTCCCCAGGAAATCCCGACACCGGGGCGGTCACGCTTCCAAACGAGGGCTTTCCAGTGAACAGGTTCCGGTCCTGGTGGTTCGGGACCGCTCTGGATCCACATCCGATGCGATCCTTCCCAAGGACGACCACCTTGCGATCCAAGCTGTCCTGAAACCCCTTCTGGCCCAGGATGCGGTTCTCTGCACCGACGGCGGAGGAAAAGGCCCCTTTGCCCTGGCGGCCAGAAAGATGGGCATAGCCCACCGTGCAGTCAACCTGAGCAAAGGGATCCGGGTGCTGGCTGGCGTTTACCACGTCCAGAATGTAAACGCCTACCATTCGCGCCTGAAAGGATGGCTGCTGAGATTTCATGGAGTGGCGACCAAATACCTGGGGCATTATCTCGGTTGGAAACGTCTGCTGAAACGATTCGGTGATCATCTCAACTCCGCTCTGTGGTTGACTTTGGCGGTCGGTCAGCATGAGGTGCAACAATGTTCGGGAACATAG
- a CDS encoding DUF6161 domain-containing protein: MGTEVHLLVLVLIVALLIWVIKITSKYLVGLLHLEVDAGERVVMAKTYLALIKDAKITGQEDRHIILESLFRPAITGLVQEDEGPTGLVGLIAKLLGSK; this comes from the coding sequence GTGGGAACCGAAGTCCATCTTCTTGTTTTGGTATTAATTGTCGCTTTGCTTATATGGGTTATAAAAATTACCTCCAAATATTTGGTAGGTTTGCTTCATCTGGAAGTTGATGCTGGAGAAAGAGTTGTTATGGCAAAAACGTATTTGGCCCTTATTAAAGATGCAAAGATCACGGGTCAGGAAGATCGGCATATTATTCTTGAATCCCTTTTTAGACCGGCTATAACAGGACTTGTTCAGGAGGATGAAGGACCAACCGGTCTAGTGGGGTTAATTGCAAAGTTGCTAGGATCAAAGTAA
- a CDS encoding type II toxin-antitoxin system RelE/ParE family toxin → MAEIVWTEEAERWLRDIHDYIASDNSVAAAKVITGIFEKSQELRRFPKIGHKYRDEPEGEIRILLYGHYRIAYLLRPSQAIDVLGVFHGALDIARYFP, encoded by the coding sequence ATGGCAGAAATAGTCTGGACCGAAGAAGCCGAGCGGTGGCTGCGTGACATTCACGACTACATCGCTTCAGACAACTCGGTCGCGGCCGCGAAGGTTATTACAGGCATCTTTGAAAAATCTCAGGAGCTACGCCGCTTCCCGAAGATTGGTCATAAATACCGCGATGAGCCTGAGGGCGAAATCCGAATTCTGCTTTACGGGCATTATCGTATAGCGTACCTGCTGCGCCCATCGCAGGCAATCGACGTGTTGGGCGTGTTTCATGGCGCGCTGGATATCGCAAGATATTTTCCGTAA
- a CDS encoding DUF2283 domain-containing protein gives MKVKYFGDTDTLYIEFREADVRETSDLDENTLIDIDHEGQICAMAIEHVSIRADISHFSFEQIPAPDLTKT, from the coding sequence ATGAAAGTCAAATATTTTGGCGATACGGACACCCTTTACATTGAGTTCAGGGAAGCAGACGTGAGGGAAACAAGCGATCTGGACGAAAACACGCTGATCGATATCGACCATGAAGGTCAAATATGTGCCATGGCTATAGAACATGTCAGCATTCGGGCGGATATTTCTCATTTTTCTTTCGAACAGATTCCTGCTCCGGATTTGACAAAAACTTGA
- a CDS encoding DUF481 domain-containing protein: protein MLHHPGPREKWGEAGDGQKQFRFLPPAFVLGLLAMLLLPPSVQPVFATPPVSKSQDLLTLKNGDTLKGKLDSGDAKTITFVSEGAGKLVISWTYVRSLRVPEPFAVLTKNIRVRQGHPNRQVPEGSLDVEGQTLTVGTSSGPVRMPVAAVTHLVESKTYEKMVNGAEHFWQGWNGSLSGGASLVEATQSLETFNFGTAFTRTIPTVSWLEPDDRSILGFTSTYGTISQPNSPSISTSIFHGNAEQDQYFSRDFYALVQALYDHNSTTGLNLQQNYGAGVGYTALRRPSQELSFTLTASYIDQQFQVASADQNLVGATFTVTYFYKFPHDITFNENSYITPAFNNSSAWFAYLSAGVTIPVIDSLAFSIQAIDNYWNAPAPGFVNNSFQLNTNLSYTIPSF from the coding sequence ATGCTCCATCATCCCGGGCCACGCGAGAAATGGGGAGAGGCAGGAGACGGGCAGAAACAGTTTCGCTTCTTACCCCCAGCATTTGTCCTCGGCCTCCTGGCCATGCTTCTCCTCCCACCCTCTGTCCAACCGGTTTTCGCGACACCTCCTGTCTCCAAATCACAAGACCTTCTGACCCTCAAAAACGGGGACACGCTGAAGGGCAAGCTTGATTCGGGAGACGCCAAGACCATCACCTTCGTTTCAGAGGGGGCAGGAAAGCTCGTGATCTCCTGGACCTATGTGAGATCCCTTCGCGTTCCCGAGCCCTTTGCCGTCCTTACCAAAAACATCAGGGTCCGGCAAGGCCATCCAAACCGGCAGGTCCCGGAGGGCTCCCTCGATGTGGAGGGACAGACCCTAACAGTGGGTACCTCTTCGGGGCCGGTGCGGATGCCGGTTGCCGCCGTCACCCATCTGGTCGAGTCAAAAACCTATGAAAAAATGGTCAACGGCGCGGAACACTTCTGGCAGGGCTGGAACGGGTCGCTGAGCGGAGGGGCAAGCCTCGTCGAGGCAACCCAGAGTCTCGAAACCTTCAACTTCGGAACCGCCTTCACAAGAACGATCCCGACCGTCTCCTGGCTCGAACCGGACGACCGGAGCATCCTGGGATTTACCAGCACCTACGGAACCATTTCCCAACCCAACTCCCCGTCCATCTCGACCTCCATCTTCCACGGAAACGCCGAACAGGACCAATATTTTTCAAGGGACTTCTACGCCCTGGTCCAAGCCCTCTACGACCATAACTCGACCACGGGACTGAACCTCCAGCAGAACTATGGAGCCGGGGTGGGATACACCGCTCTCAGGCGTCCTTCCCAGGAGCTTTCTTTTACTCTCACGGCAAGCTACATCGACCAGCAGTTCCAGGTGGCAAGCGCCGACCAGAACCTGGTCGGGGCCACCTTCACCGTCACCTATTTCTACAAGTTTCCCCACGACATCACCTTTAATGAAAACTCCTACATCACGCCGGCGTTCAACAACTCCAGCGCTTGGTTCGCCTATCTCTCGGCAGGTGTGACCATCCCGGTGATCGACTCCCTGGCTTTCTCCATTCAGGCTATCGACAACTACTGGAACGCCCCCGCTCCCGGATTCGTCAACAACTCCTTCCAGTTGAACACGAACCTGAGCTACACGATCCCCTCCTTCTGA
- a CDS encoding MscL family protein: MLRGFTKFMMRRNMMVMAVGIIIGATFGKIVCLLLSDMIMPPIGLLTGKADFSNLFVDLRQGKPPPTLPHPHGSAKVRGSNVRLRPFHQYNHRLRDHRLLGLHSDPVGQPADHPGAPKERGAGSSHQQGLAIFSPRHYLGAT; this comes from the coding sequence ATGCTAAGGGGATTCACGAAGTTCATGATGCGCAGAAATATGATGGTCATGGCCGTAGGCATCATCATCGGAGCTACCTTCGGGAAAATCGTGTGTCTCCTGCTCTCCGATATGATCATGCCACCAATCGGGCTCCTGACGGGAAAAGCGGACTTTTCGAACCTGTTTGTCGATCTTAGGCAGGGAAAGCCTCCCCCTACCCTACCCCACCCTCACGGTAGCGCAAAAGTCCGGGGCAGTAACGTTCGATTACGGCCTTTTCATCAATACAACCATCGGCTTCGTGATCATAGGCTTCTAGGTCTTCATTCTGATCCGGTGGGTCAACCTGCTGACCACCCTGGTGCCCCGAAAGAAAGAGGTGCCGGCAGCTCCCATCAACAAGGTCTGGCCATCTTTTCTCCCCGTCATTACCTGGGTGCCACCTGA
- a CDS encoding GGDEF domain-containing protein: MGIDSFRILKELLRETSLLTGSVFFQTATQILARQLKADFVFIAYVKEVGRDEMEVLGSWKGGKALGSWAFQLPGTPCELIYADQGVNWSDIQVGGAVCVNESLRNRFESARDTNYEVFIGVPMRDSNKQLIGHIALFFEKPWINQAHQDRIVELVELFSYKVQSELNRHFLEQERASTLLELEKANQNLERETITDPLTQLYNRRYFARSMQEAYSRFNSHDSRYALLVLDVDYFKSINDEYGHDIGDKVLRQVSSVLLANCREDVELLFRIGGEEFAILSQGKYVPSTLQGFAERINQTFRSTPVEGISNRVLTLSIGGAFPIAEDRSWDSLYKRADSALYMAKEAGRDRTVIDGRQ; the protein is encoded by the coding sequence ATGGGTATTGATTCCTTCCGGATCCTCAAAGAATTGCTCCGCGAAACGTCATTGCTGACCGGAAGTGTCTTTTTCCAAACGGCAACACAAATTCTTGCGAGGCAACTGAAAGCCGACTTTGTTTTCATCGCATATGTCAAAGAAGTAGGGCGCGATGAGATGGAAGTCTTGGGATCATGGAAGGGAGGCAAAGCCCTTGGATCATGGGCTTTTCAATTACCCGGAACTCCCTGTGAATTGATTTATGCCGATCAGGGAGTCAACTGGAGTGATATACAGGTCGGTGGAGCGGTCTGTGTGAATGAATCACTCCGGAATCGCTTTGAAAGTGCTCGTGATACGAATTATGAAGTCTTTATCGGAGTTCCGATGAGGGACTCCAATAAACAATTGATAGGCCATATTGCGCTATTTTTTGAAAAACCATGGATAAACCAGGCTCATCAGGACCGTATTGTTGAATTGGTGGAACTGTTTTCCTACAAGGTGCAGTCCGAGTTGAACAGGCACTTTTTGGAACAGGAAAGAGCAAGCACTTTGCTGGAGCTTGAAAAAGCCAATCAGAATCTGGAAAGGGAAACGATTACAGACCCGCTCACCCAGCTATATAACCGGAGATATTTTGCCAGGAGCATGCAAGAAGCCTATAGCCGATTCAACAGCCACGATTCCCGCTACGCTTTGCTCGTTTTGGATGTGGATTATTTTAAATCCATCAATGATGAATATGGTCATGATATAGGAGATAAGGTTCTCAGGCAGGTTTCTTCCGTACTTCTGGCCAATTGCCGGGAAGATGTCGAGTTGCTGTTTCGTATCGGCGGAGAGGAGTTCGCGATCCTCAGTCAGGGGAAGTATGTCCCGTCGACCCTCCAGGGATTTGCCGAACGGATCAATCAGACCTTCCGGTCGACACCGGTGGAGGGAATCTCCAACCGGGTGCTGACACTCAGTATCGGGGGCGCGTTTCCGATAGCGGAAGATCGATCATGGGACTCATTGTACAAGAGGGCGGACTCGGCTCTGTATATGGCCAAGGAGGCAGGCAGGGACCGAACCGTGATCGACGGGAGACAATAA